The DNA sequence TAAACATTTTTAAACAGTAAagcaactaaaatttattatagataTGAATTTTAAAGTAGTTATTAATAGAGTCAACAATCTTATTATGATTGAATGGAAATgttaatgtatttaaatttcatCTTGATCTGgtttcttgttttggttttgcCAGGTGCAATCTTGTTCCTGTTGTAACAGAGATTGATAGAATAGTAAGACCAGGAGGTAATTTGATAGTCCGTGATGAATCTAGTGTCATTGGAGAGGTGGAGGCTTTGTTGAAATCTCTGCATTGGGAAATAACCTCCACAAATCTAGAGGGATTGCTCTGTGGCAAGAAAGGGATGTGGCGACCTAGCTCTTGAAGTAAATTTGTCTTGATCAAGGAGACAACATTGGTGATGCAATTTAAGATTATGTTTTCAAACAATCTATATGCACTAGCAGTGGCACAAGGTTTGGTTTCTCATCGGCTTTCTATGGCACAATGAAAAGGCGTGACACAATTTTTTACTGATGCATAACATTCAAATACTACCCCAAAAAAGACATGTTGTAATGCACGCACCAACAAAATGAGATTTGCAGTTGTCAACATAAAGTGTCACTATCTTGTTATTATGTTCAATGCTTGAATTCAGAAGAACCAGTTTTCTACTTCAATTGATTATTTAACAGGACATTATTTGTTAGTCTTGTACTTGAAAGAAGTTTCAGCTTAATAGAATTGATTTTTAGACAACAGTATTGGTTCTTCtagtattaattaaattcaCATATTGTGGACGTTAAATTTCATGTATttcctcttaaaaaaataaaaataaataaacttcatGTATTTCAAATTCATCACTTTGATTGCTTCAATGATTCAGATTATGTAAATTCTGTTGTACTTATCTTCACCTAGTAGGGGATCTTCCTTAGAGTTACCCGATTTAAtcttccttaaaaaaaaggatGTCCATtgaattgaatatatttttgcaCCATATCGTAACataatttacatttacaagaggAAGAGAATCATAAGAGTTTCCAAATTCCATAAGCTATAATAATCCTCAAGAACTAACAAATTCTTAAGTAAACATATAATCATTGGAGACACCCATTGAATTCAACGCAGTCTTGGCATCATCTAATAACTCAATCAACATATTCAATAATTTTGCATAGAAGAGAATTGTAGGAGTTCTTGAACCACAAGAACTATACAAGTCCCTGGAAACTAAAAACTcccaattatttatataaacattcACAGGTTATCCAATTTACCCATAAAACTcccaattatttatataaacattaacaGGTTATccataagttaataattttattgagtAAGAGAAGTATGCAAAATGTCGATGGTATATCAAATGGAATAACTCGAGAGGTGTTATATTTTataggttaaattataattttggtcccctAAAATTTAAATGAGACATTTAGTCTTCCTGAATTTAAAAATTGACAATTTTAGTTCATTTGTCAAATTTCTTTCGTTGACATAAGTTTATATACGTTGACCAACTTATCGCTTATGTGATACACTTATGTTTTGTTATTAACAATTAACtgtgattaataaaattaacttaatggTTCTCTACCTCATTTTGTGACCTCTAACAGTAACCCCCAGACTAGCACCTCCTCATCCTCTTCCTCACCAAAAccacacaaaaattcaaaacaaaaaaataagttcCATACATAATTGATGCGCATTAGTTGAAGGGTGATTAAGAGATTACGAAGCTGGAttacaaaaatttacaaaaccAAACATTAGTTGAAGGATTTGTGAAAGAGATTAAGAAAGATGAATGAAAGGTTTGATTCCATACGTTATTGATGGGATAAGGAAACAAAAGCCTGGGCACAAATCCCATTCACTTTCAAATAGCTTAGAAAGAAGCTACCATTTTTTATTGGGATTCAATTCCTTCAACCACAGCagaattcaaaaccaaaaaaataaggaTACTAGATTTAatcatccataaaaaaaaagatgtccattgaattaaatataattttgtaccATATCATAACATAATTTAcatagaggaaaaaaaatcgAAAGAGTTTCCAAATCCCAAAAACTATAATAATCCTCAAGAATTAACAAATTCTTAAGTATATAATCGTTGGAGACACCCATTTAAATAAACATTGTGTGGGCATCATCTAATAACTCAATCTACATATTCAATAACTTTGCAGAGAAGAGAATTGTAGGAGTTCCCGAACCCCCAGAACTATATAAGTCCCCGGGAACTAAAAACTCCCAATTATTTATGTAAGCATTAACAAGTTATCCCATTTACCCATAAGTATTGAGTAAGAGAGTATGTAAGTAATGCTAAAATAAAATGCCAATGACATCTCAGACGGAACAACCCAAGTGAGgtcttatatttaatattttataatatttcacaaatttctacaataatgtatataattcttcttacattaaaaaaaaaggatgtcCATTGActtgaatatattttaacactatatcataaaataatttacatatacaagAGGAAGAGAGATGTAAGAGTTTCCAAAATCCAAAAACTATGATAATCCTCAAGAACTAACAAATTCTTAAGTAACTATGTAATTATTTAAGACACCCATTGTACTAAACACAGCCTGGACATCATCTAATAATTGAATGTACATATTCAATAATTTTGCAGAGAAAAGAATTGTAGGAGTTCCCGAACCCCAAGAACTATACAAGTCCCCGGGAACTAAAAACTCTCAATTATTTATGTAAGCATTATCAGGTTATCTCATTTACCCATAAGTATTGAATAAGAGACATACGCACAAGTAATGCTAATATAAAATGCCAATAATGGCAATGGAACAACTCAAATGaggtattatatttaatattttataacatattgTAAATTTCTATATTAATGTATGATTCTTCTTGCATTAAACAACTCAGTAATTTaccttttagaaaataaatttatcgaAGCTTCTTAAATGACTCCACAATGTATCTtactcttttatattttattatgtatctTAATTTCAACCTAATATATTTCTATGCTAattgttaaatgaaaaaaaaatactttaaaattgaaaaaaagcaATATGTTGAAGTTTGAACCAAAATTGTCATATGAAAGCATAACATAGAACGAACATGATGCCACATTTTAACAATGAAATTGCAATGTGAAACGCTATATAATCATTGAAGACACCCATTGAACTAAACAAAGTCTTGGCATCGTCCAATAACAGAATCtacaaattcaataattttgCAGAGAAAAGAATTATAGGAGTTCCCGAACCCCAAGAACTATACAAGTTCCCGGGAACTAAAAACTCCCAATTATTTATGTAAGCATTAACGGGTTATCCCATTTACTCATGAGTATTGAGTAAGAGAAGTACGTAAGTAATGCTAAAATAAAATGCCAATGGAATCCCAAAAGAAACAACTCCCGTGAGGTGTtatatttagtattttataatatttcacAGATTTCTCCAATAATGTATAATTCTTCTTACATTAAACAActcaataatttttcttttagagaagaaaTTTACCAAAGCTTCTTAATTGACTCCACCATGtatctcttttatattttattatttatcttaatttcaacctaatatatttctatgctaattgttgaatgaaaaaaaatactttaaaatttaaaataaataaaaaggcaaTATGTTGAAGATTGAACCAAATTCCCATATTAAAGCATTACAATGAAAGTCACAAATGAAAGTTGTGAAACTGCAATGTGAAACGCTATATAAAAATAACAGAGAGAAACTCGATTAAAGATACTCGATTTAatcttccataaaaaaaaaaggatgtcCGTtgaattgaatatatttttgcaTCATATCATAACATGATTTAAATattcaagagaaaaagaatcgTAAGAGTTTCcaaataccaaaaattataataatcctCAAGAACTAACAAATTCTTAAGTAACTATATAATTATTGAAGACACCCATTGAACTAAACACAACCTTGGCATCATCTAATAATTGAATCTACATATTCAATAATTTTgcagagaaaaaaattgtaggAGTTCCCGAACCCCAAGAACTATACAAGTCCCCGGGAACTAAAAACTCCCAATTATTTATGTAAGCATTGACAGGTTGTCTCATTTACCCATAAGTATTGAATACGAGACATACATAAGTAATGCTAAAATAAAATGTCAATAATAACATCTCAAATGGAACAACTCAAGTGaggtattatatttaatattttataatattttacaaatttctaCAATAATGTATAATTCTTCTTACATTAGACAGCTcagtaatttttcttttagaagaGAAATTTATCAAAGCTTCTTAATTGACTCCACCAtatatctttctcttttatattttattatttatcttaatttcaACCTAATATATTTCTATGCTAATTGTTAAAGGAaagaaattactttaaaatttaaaataaataaaaagcaatATGTTGATGTTTGAACCAAATTCTCATATTAAAgcataagaaagaaagaatatgaTGTCACATTTTAACAATGAAATTCCCAAATGAAAGTTGTGAAATTACAATGTGAATCActatataaaaataacacaGAGAAATTCAGTTAAAGATACACGATTTAatcttccataaaaaaaataaaaaaagatgtcCATTGAATTGAATATGTTTTCACACCATATcataatttacatatacaaCAGGAAGAGAATCGTAAGAGTTTTCAAATCCCGAAAAGTATAATAATCCTCAAGAACTACCAAATTCttaagtaaatatataatcattGGAGACACCCATTGAACTAAACGCAGTTTTGGCATCATTTAATAATTCAATCTACATATTAAGAATTTTGTAGAGAAGAGAATTGTATTTGTAGGAGTTCCCGAATCCCAAGAACTACAAGAGTCCTCAAGAGTTAACAAATTCTTAATTATCTATATAAACATTACAGTATCCCATTAACCCATAAGCCTAGAGGTAggaatgtaaaaataaaatgctaACTACTAAGGGCACAGAAACCATGCCGGACAACCACTCTCTCTTGCGGATATAAGCATACTCTTAATATTCATTCCTCAAAATTTTGTCTCCTCTAATTTTAACCATTCAGTAAATTTTTAAAGGAACTCAAGTTCATTTTATTCTCGCAAAATTACAACCCACCCCGGTgttaaaaattgtcaaaaaaaatcaatcattctgagtttaaaaaaaactggaaaaatgcttaaaataaaaaataaaaatcccaaTCTACATTATCAAAAtggttataaaaaatacataaacaaagtcatgaaagaaaaaacacagCGTACTATTACCAAAAAACTTGGGAATTATGCGATCTGAGAAGTAAATCTCCGAATTAATCTTCGGGATTATATAAATCGTACATTTTAGCCctggcattttttttaaaaaaatcagtttaTTCTACATGTATAATTCCACATACAACATTTCgatcctttttgataaaaaGGGACAATTCACGAAATCAAGAAATACCCAAAGCTTTTTAAAATTAGgatgtaatataaataaattaataaagctAATCCAAGCGATGTTGAAGATTACGAAGAAGGTTTGGGGCTGGGATCGACCTGTTTGTATCGCTTATTGTATTCTTCGAGTTCGTCGTAGTACACATCCCAGACGCATCGGACGCACCCGCTGCCGCAGCAATCGCCGGGCTCCGGCTTCTCCGGCGGCGGCGGAATCTCCTTCGCCGGATTCGGGGTTTTATCGTCGGGTTTGGGTTGGATCGGGTGCGGCGCGGGTTTATGCGCGGTTCGTGCAGCCTCGGCCATGCGATTGAGTTGGAGAAAATAGGGTAGGGTTCGTTGGAGGGAGGTTTTGGTGGAGGTGATGTTGAAAGGGTGAAGCTTTTGGGTGAAAATGAAATCGGAAGGTGCTGTAGTTCTCATGGTCTCGGGCGCCGCCGCCAccacattctctctctctctatatttttctttgggatCAATTGAAGTCCAATACGAAGATAAGATTGTAACCCTGCCGTTTTATGCAACCCTGCCGCGTTTCCCTAGCTGTTGGTGTGTTGGTGTGTTGTGctgacttgttttttttttttaataaatagaatTAGGGTAAATTTGCCAAAATATGAGTGTTTCAATTTTAGTATTAAGTTTTATTTAgggtaaataatattttttgtctttagaTGTAATTTGCTGATAAATATGTCTTTATactaggaaaataaaaaatttagtcttcgaaaatgtaaaaaatacaatagATATATTATATCGTTAATTTTTATCCgccaccgttaataaaatagtctatgTGACATGGAAGGACAAattttgtcactgaaatgattgtcaacatCACCATACTGACTAAATTGGACAAAAATGTCAACAAGATACTATTTTTGAACGTAAATGTCAGTCATTTTTTGTTATATGaaaatgacaatatttttttattggaagaaaatgtcaataatttttttggaccTAAAGGTCGATACATTACACCGGACCAAAAATACTAATAAGTTACTTGGATGAAGAAGTCAATAATTTCTTATTAGATctaaatattagtatatttatGTTGGACTCATTTGTTAGactcgaattttttttttatttaaggataaactataattttaggataaatttttacattttttattgttacaagcataacattacaataaccatttaaaaaaatatattagtaaacataatttaaaacaaatataataataataatattgattatcaacCATAATTTATGTATCACAAtagaaattattcaaaataaatattgtacgagtttaccaaaataaaacattataacAATGTACAAATCATTAGAGATGAACACATTGACAATCATTACAGTGACAAATTCACCTCTCTGTGTCATgtaggctattttattaatgatgatGGACAAAAGTTAATGGcttgatatatttattgtactttttatacttttggagactaaattttatattttgattttttaaggaCGCATTTGCCAGCGAATTACACATTCAAGAACAAAAGTGGTTATTtacccttttatttattttggtacttgacaattttttactttttgagaTAGTCATGTGTCATTACAAAAATGAGTAATGAGATGGCTAATGGAATGTCACGATATCAAAATCATTGATTCAGTAATTAAGTCATTTTTTGTgagtattttttcaaaaataaaaattgccaGGTaccaaaataatacaaaaataaaagatgtgtGCCAAAACCAAAAACACAACTATTTATAAGTATCAAAAAGTTTTTTATCCCTAAAAAATAGGTTAAGGATATTTTTATACATCACTGATGACAATGACAATTGACAACAATgataattatgttatttgttgGTAACGACAACGACAAAAGTAATGATaataatgatgacaatgataataattatagttgtgataaatataattatgatgGTAGTGATGGCATAAAAAAGGTTACTATTAAATGTAAGgatgtttattttttcaaactaaattaaattcacaattttttattaatttttaaaatgagttaCAAATAtttcaacttcatttttttttcaagcatGTTTTATAGAAATTACATTtgcaaactaaaataaaataactagcCACCACCCCAAAGAGTCATAATCCAAATCACAAAAGTTTATATTGCATTGATTTagatttgatattattttccAAACAATCCAAATGCAATCATAATATTTTCATGAATAAATTAGACAtctcaaaatcaatttaaataaaaaaaatcaatttaaatcaaatttcgAACAACCAAGCCTAACATTATAAAtgttgttaaaaatatattagttagtTGTATAACCGTAATAATTCACAATAAATGATACACAACAAACTTTTCTAGCTATGAGAGTAACCTGTTAAATTTCTCTTTATGTATTAGTCTACAAATACAATTTATGTTtggacacttttttttatacttacttataagtaaagaaaa is a window from the Glycine max cultivar Williams 82 chromosome 2, Glycine_max_v4.0, whole genome shotgun sequence genome containing:
- the LOC100527716 gene encoding uncharacterized protein LOC100527716, with amino-acid sequence MRTTAPSDFIFTQKLHPFNITSTKTSLQRTLPYFLQLNRMAEAARTAHKPAPHPIQPKPDDKTPNPAKEIPPPPEKPEPGDCCGSGCVRCVWDVYYDELEEYNKRYKQVDPSPKPSS